The following are encoded in a window of Actinomycetota bacterium genomic DNA:
- a CDS encoding Sir2 family NAD-dependent protein deacetylase, which translates to MAATDQHALDTVRGWIAGARSIVALTGAGISTESGIPDFRGPSGVWTRDAKAERLSHIDAYVSDPALRVEVWRQRIAHPAWSAVANPGHRALVDLEHSGRLSMLVTQNIDGLHRDAGTSPGLLIEIHGTMRDVICLACGDRFPAQQAFDRVRAGEEDPPCLGCGGILKSATISFGQSLIPEDLARAERAAAECDLLLAIGTSLLVYPVAGLPRIALEHGARLVIVNGEPTPYDGAAHAVVRLPIGQVLPRLIPHEPGRLPS; encoded by the coding sequence ATGGCCGCCACCGACCAGCACGCCCTCGACACCGTCCGGGGCTGGATCGCCGGAGCGAGGTCGATCGTCGCCCTCACCGGTGCCGGCATCTCCACCGAGTCCGGGATCCCGGACTTCCGGGGGCCGTCCGGGGTGTGGACCCGGGACGCCAAGGCGGAGCGCCTGAGCCACATCGACGCCTACGTCTCCGATCCCGCCCTCCGGGTCGAGGTCTGGCGCCAGCGCATTGCCCACCCGGCGTGGAGCGCGGTGGCGAACCCGGGCCACCGGGCGTTGGTCGACCTGGAGCACTCGGGGCGGCTCTCGATGCTGGTGACCCAGAACATCGACGGCCTCCACCGCGACGCCGGCACGTCGCCCGGCCTCCTCATCGAGATCCACGGCACCATGCGGGACGTCATCTGCCTGGCATGCGGCGACCGGTTCCCCGCCCAGCAGGCCTTCGACCGGGTCCGGGCGGGCGAGGAGGACCCGCCCTGCCTGGGCTGCGGCGGCATCCTGAAGTCGGCCACCATCTCGTTCGGCCAGTCCCTCATCCCCGAGGACCTCGCCCGGGCCGAGCGGGCGGCCGCGGAGTGCGACCTCCTCCTCGCCATCGGCACATCGCTGCTGGTCTACCCGGTGGCGGGCCTGCCCCGCATCGCCCTGGAGCACGGCGCCCGACTGGTGATCGTCAACGGTGAGCCGACCCCCTATGACGGCGCCGCCCACGCCGTGGTCCGCCTGCCCATCGGCCAGGTGCTCCCCCGCCTCATCCCTCACGAACCGGGCCGGCTGCCCTCGTAG
- a CDS encoding RNA methyltransferase codes for MSAPVEVDDPGDPRLADYIGLKDADLRRAVEEPGAGGQGIFIAEGELVVRRLLGSGFGVRSVLVTPKGLAALGALLDGVAHPVYVANQAVMNAVAGFNIHRGVLASALRGPAVDPAALVASARRVAVTEAVTDHENLGGIFRNAAAFGLDAVLLSPECCDPFYRRCIRVSIGHVLSVPSARLAAWPGGIGWLRAEGFYVVALTPGAGAADIRSLGLGARDRVAFLLGTEGPGLSAAALSAADAAVRIPIAAGVDSLNVASAAAVAFYEGSRPGS; via the coding sequence GTGAGCGCCCCGGTCGAGGTCGACGACCCCGGGGATCCCCGGTTGGCCGACTACATCGGCCTGAAGGATGCTGACCTGCGCCGGGCGGTCGAGGAGCCGGGGGCGGGCGGCCAGGGGATCTTCATCGCCGAGGGCGAGCTCGTCGTCCGCCGGCTGCTCGGGTCCGGGTTCGGCGTGCGCTCGGTGCTGGTGACCCCGAAGGGGCTGGCCGCTCTCGGGGCGCTGCTCGATGGCGTCGCCCACCCGGTCTACGTGGCGAACCAGGCGGTCATGAACGCGGTGGCGGGCTTCAACATCCACCGGGGGGTCCTGGCGTCGGCCCTCCGGGGGCCGGCGGTGGACCCGGCGGCCCTGGTGGCCTCCGCCCGGCGGGTGGCGGTCACCGAGGCGGTCACCGACCACGAGAACCTGGGCGGCATCTTTCGCAACGCCGCCGCCTTCGGGCTGGACGCCGTGCTGCTGTCGCCCGAATGTTGTGACCCCTTCTACCGCCGCTGCATCCGGGTCTCGATCGGCCACGTCCTCTCGGTGCCCTCCGCCCGGCTGGCGGCGTGGCCGGGGGGCATCGGGTGGTTGCGGGCGGAGGGGTTCTACGTTGTCGCCCTCACGCCGGGTGCCGGGGCGGCAGACATCCGCTCGCTGGGCCTGGGCGCCCGGGACCGGGTGGCGTTCCTGCTGGGCACCGAGGGCCCCGGCCTGTCTGCGGCAGCCCTCTCGGCGGCCGATGCGGCAGTCCGCATCCCGATCGCGGCCGGGGTCGACTCGCTGAACGTGGCGAGCGCGGCGGCCGTGGCCTTCTACGAGGGCAGCCGGCCCGGTTCGTGA
- a CDS encoding NADPH:quinone reductase: protein MKAIVYSRTGGPEVLQLAERPVPDPGPGEVLVRVAVSGVNPTDWKVRRGSAPDQPTPFPEVVPNQDGAGVIEAVGPGVPEGRVGERVWLWEAQFQRPGGTGQEFVALPADHAVALPGGAPFELGASLGTPAITAHRCLTAGEGPAQLAPGALAGRTVLVAGGAGSVGHAAIELARWAGATVITTVSSPEKGVLAAAAGAHCVVNYRTEDAGSAIRAAAPGGVDLVVEVAVVANAALDMAVLAPGGTVASYASGGTPEAAIPVRPSMVLNARWQFVLVYGLAPAVKQAAVAAVASAVADGALRVGEAAGLPVIRFPLEEMAAAHEAVEAGAVGKVLVDIG, encoded by the coding sequence ATGAAGGCAATCGTGTATTCCCGCACCGGGGGGCCGGAGGTGCTGCAGCTGGCTGAGCGGCCCGTACCCGACCCGGGTCCGGGCGAGGTGCTGGTCCGGGTGGCGGTATCGGGCGTCAACCCGACCGACTGGAAGGTGCGCCGGGGGAGCGCGCCCGATCAGCCGACGCCCTTCCCCGAGGTGGTACCGAACCAGGACGGCGCCGGCGTGATCGAGGCGGTGGGCCCGGGTGTCCCGGAGGGCCGGGTGGGGGAGCGGGTCTGGCTGTGGGAAGCCCAGTTCCAGCGCCCGGGGGGCACCGGCCAGGAGTTCGTCGCCCTCCCCGCCGACCACGCCGTCGCCCTGCCCGGGGGCGCCCCGTTCGAGCTCGGCGCCAGCCTCGGCACCCCGGCGATCACCGCCCACCGCTGCCTCACGGCGGGGGAGGGCCCGGCCCAGTTGGCCCCCGGGGCGCTGGCGGGCAGGACGGTCCTGGTGGCCGGTGGGGCCGGGTCGGTGGGCCACGCCGCCATCGAGCTCGCCCGCTGGGCCGGGGCGACCGTGATCACGACCGTCAGCAGTCCCGAGAAGGGCGTCCTGGCGGCCGCCGCCGGGGCGCACTGCGTGGTGAACTACCGCACCGAGGACGCCGGGTCGGCCATCCGGGCGGCGGCTCCGGGCGGCGTGGACCTGGTGGTCGAAGTGGCCGTCGTCGCCAATGCCGCCCTGGACATGGCGGTGCTCGCTCCCGGGGGCACCGTGGCCTCCTACGCCAGCGGCGGGACCCCGGAGGCGGCGATCCCGGTGCGGCCCTCGATGGTGCTGAATGCCCGGTGGCAGTTCGTGCTCGTGTACGGATTGGCCCCGGCGGTGAAGCAGGCGGCGGTGGCCGCCGTGGCGAGCGCCGTGGCGGACGGCGCTCTCCGGGTGGGGGAGGCGGCCGGCCTGCCCGTGATCCGCTTCCCGCTCGAGGAGATGGCCGCCGCGCACGAGGCCGTCGAGGCGGGGGCGGTGGGCAAGGTGCTGGTCGATATCGGGTGA
- a CDS encoding class I SAM-dependent methyltransferase, whose protein sequence is MKRGQPGPETAVDRLLERQRLAQALAYVPAGVRLLDVGCGDGALLRAAGSRIGWGVGIDPALPGTIIGRNYRLVRGAFPQHLDDRDPFDVITLLALLEEVPRGQLPALASACAMHLHPGGRLIVTTPSPGVDGVARLLESAHVISGPPRRRTLLDAAEIRDVFAAAGLSIEASRHFELGYNNVLVFARNRLARTFIQLPDTAPRHPVLSGRG, encoded by the coding sequence TTGAAGAGGGGACAGCCGGGTCCCGAGACCGCCGTGGACCGCCTGCTGGAGCGCCAGCGGTTGGCGCAGGCACTGGCCTACGTCCCGGCCGGGGTCCGCCTGCTCGACGTGGGGTGCGGCGACGGCGCCCTCCTGCGGGCCGCCGGATCCCGGATCGGATGGGGGGTGGGCATCGACCCCGCCCTCCCCGGCACCATCATCGGGCGCAACTACCGGTTGGTCCGGGGGGCGTTCCCCCAGCACCTCGACGACCGGGACCCCTTCGACGTCATCACCCTGCTGGCGCTCCTCGAGGAAGTACCCCGGGGCCAGCTCCCCGCCCTGGCCTCGGCCTGCGCCATGCACCTGCACCCGGGCGGGCGCCTCATCGTCACCACGCCCTCACCGGGGGTGGACGGGGTGGCCCGCCTGCTGGAGAGCGCCCACGTCATCTCGGGCCCGCCCCGGCGGCGCACCCTGCTCGATGCCGCCGAGATCCGGGACGTCTTCGCCGCCGCCGGGCTTTCCATCGAGGCCAGCCGGCACTTCGAGCTCGGCTACAACAACGTGCTGGTTTTCGCCCGGAACCGCCTGGCGCGGACCTTCATCCAGCTGCCCGACACCGCCCCCCGGCACCCGGTCCTCTCCGGCCGGGGCTGA